A genomic segment from Aegilops tauschii subsp. strangulata cultivar AL8/78 chromosome 1, Aet v6.0, whole genome shotgun sequence encodes:
- the LOC109735249 gene encoding uncharacterized protein — protein sequence MEIRTKDDAWRLLLVLFLGQLVAFSMAACSFASSFIANLGVDAPLAQSFCTHLLLTLVYVPILLRRRQKLRIPWYWYLVLAFVDVQGNYLVTEAYQYSSITSVTLLDCWTVVWAIILTWYALGTRYSFWQFLGAGTCVAGLALVLLSDANTPDAQDPNKIPLLGDALVIAGTVCYAFSNVGEEHCVKKNDRVEVVAMLGLFGVLVSTIQVLIFERKSVEAIVWSPTMISLFAGYGIAGFMFYTITPFVLEMSGATLLNLSLLTSDMWAVAIRVFFYQQQINWLYYLAFAVVAIGLIIYSLNESSSADATATSTEAAAHYEQLPGEDNSTGSGSILDRKERKQQEAHIC from the exons ATGGAGATCCGGACCAAGGACGACGCATGGCGCCTGCTGCTCGTGCTCTTCCTCGGCCAGCTCGTGGCCTTCTCCATGGCGGCCTGCAGCTTCGCCTCTTCTTTCATTGCCAATCTCG GAGTTGACGCACCACTCGCACAATCATTCTGCACGCATCTCCTGTTGACCTTAGTTTATGTGCCGATCCTCTTGCGTCGACGACAGAAGCTGCGG ATACCTTGGTATTGGTACTTAGTGCTGGCCTTCGTCGATGTCCAGGGGAACTATCTGG TTACCGAGGCATACCAGTACTCATCCATCACCAGCGTGACATTGTTGGATTGTTGGACTGTTGTATGGGCCATCATACTCACCTGGTACGCACTAGGCACGAGATACTCGTTCTGGCAATTTCTGGGGGCAGGGACCTGTGTGGCTGGGCTAGCTCTTGTGCTCCTTTCAGATGCAAATACTCCAGATGCACAGG ATCCAAATAAAATACCACTTCTAGGGGATGCCCTTGTTATTGCCGGGACAGTTTGTTATGCATTTAGCAATGTCGGGGAG GAACACTGCGTCAAGAAGAACGACAGAGTAGAAGTTGTCGCAATGCTTGGACTATTTGGGGTGCTTGTCAGTACAATTCAGGT ACTTATATTCGAAAGGAAGAGCGTAGAAGCAATTGTCTGGTCTCCAACAATG ATAAGTTTGTTTGCAGGATACGGCATTGCAGGATTTATGTTCTACACCATTACTCCTTTTGTCCTCGAG ATGAGTGGAGCAACATTGCTTAACCTCTCGCTCTTAACATCTGACATGTGGGCAGTCGCCATTCGAGTATTTTTCTATCAGCAACAG ATAAACTGGTTGTACTATCTAGCATTCGCAGTTGTGGCCATTGGATTGATCATCTACTCACTGAA TGAGAGTTCTTCAGCTGATGCAACAGCTACAAGTACAGAAGCAGCAGCTCACTATGAACAACTTCCAGGTGAGGATAACTCAACAGGAAGTGGTTCTATTTTGGACAGAAAAGAAAGGAAGCAGCAAGAAGCTCACATCTGTTAA